A section of the Streptomyces sp. NBC_01591 genome encodes:
- a CDS encoding MurR/RpiR family transcriptional regulator, whose amino-acid sequence MEQNSSDGYRLGAHVRARLPELRETEARVAQVILDQGADLVRLSVSDVAALAGTAPSSVVRACQRLGFRGYQELKIAAARQGAAGSGALASDPGDDPAARALADTLHASREALGDLATTLTATGLRAAAAALDAAPRVVVAAAGLSAAVAADAAYRLRALGCVVDAPADALTAQLSAAQLPPGAVCLAISHTGATRSTVDTARRARLAGAEVIGLTSYAQSPLSETSTHTLVAGGQDLVFGLETTASRIAHLVTIDALAQTLLALRTTTAERTLHLSADVTADHSY is encoded by the coding sequence ATGGAACAGAATTCCAGTGACGGGTACCGGCTCGGTGCCCATGTGAGAGCCAGGCTCCCGGAGCTCCGCGAGACCGAGGCGCGTGTCGCGCAGGTGATCCTCGACCAGGGGGCCGACCTGGTCCGGCTCAGTGTCAGCGATGTCGCGGCCCTGGCCGGTACGGCTCCGTCGTCGGTCGTCCGCGCCTGTCAGCGCCTCGGATTCCGCGGCTATCAGGAACTGAAGATCGCGGCAGCACGCCAGGGCGCCGCGGGGAGCGGCGCGCTGGCCTCCGACCCCGGCGACGATCCGGCGGCCCGTGCGCTGGCCGACACGCTGCACGCCTCCCGCGAGGCACTCGGCGACCTGGCCACCACCCTCACCGCCACCGGGCTCCGCGCTGCCGCCGCCGCACTGGACGCGGCCCCCCGCGTCGTGGTCGCCGCGGCCGGCCTCTCCGCCGCCGTGGCCGCCGACGCCGCGTACCGCCTGCGTGCCCTCGGCTGTGTCGTCGACGCCCCCGCCGACGCCCTCACTGCCCAGCTCTCCGCCGCCCAACTCCCGCCGGGCGCCGTCTGCCTGGCCATCAGCCACACCGGAGCCACCCGCAGTACGGTCGACACCGCCCGCCGCGCCCGCCTGGCCGGAGCCGAGGTCATCGGCCTGACCAGCTACGCCCAGTCACCGCTGAGCGAAACCAGTACGCACACGCTCGTCGCCGGGGGACAGGACCTGGTCTTCGGCCTGGAGACCACGGCCAGCCGCATCGCCCACCTGGTCACCATCGACGCACTCGCCCAGACCCTCCTCGCCCTGCGCACGACGACGGCGGAACGAACACTCCACCTCTCGGCCGACGTCACGGCCGACCACTCCTACTGA
- a CDS encoding EamA family transporter, producing the protein MPSFLPPGSAVPAAVLCAAVLHALWNAMAHRITDKLVGFTLINLAYTGCAAVMVCLVPLPEAGAWPFILVSAALEVLSQLFLLRAYQLGDFGQMYPIARGTAPLLVAVASVTLLGRPIAAAEMAGVLVISAGLAGLAFADGWPGRAQLPALGAAVATGAVIAAYTVVDGTGVHRSQTVIGYIAWLFLCQGPVLPLLALARRGRPLLAQLKPACGIGLTGGVVSLTAYGLVIWAQAHGDLATIAALRETSILIAALIATLLFRERFGRLRLTAGAAVLAGIVVLELAHP; encoded by the coding sequence ATGCCCTCGTTCCTTCCCCCTGGCTCAGCCGTGCCTGCGGCCGTGCTCTGCGCCGCCGTTCTCCATGCCCTGTGGAACGCGATGGCTCACCGCATCACCGACAAACTCGTGGGTTTCACCCTCATCAACCTCGCGTACACCGGCTGCGCGGCGGTGATGGTCTGCCTCGTTCCGCTGCCCGAGGCCGGGGCCTGGCCGTTCATCCTGGTTTCCGCCGCGCTGGAGGTGCTCTCCCAGCTCTTCCTGTTGCGGGCCTACCAGCTCGGCGACTTCGGCCAGATGTACCCCATCGCCCGTGGCACCGCGCCATTGCTCGTGGCCGTCGCCTCCGTGACGCTGCTGGGCCGGCCGATCGCCGCCGCCGAAATGGCGGGCGTACTGGTCATCTCGGCCGGACTGGCCGGACTGGCCTTCGCGGACGGGTGGCCCGGGCGCGCACAGCTGCCCGCGCTCGGCGCGGCGGTGGCCACCGGCGCGGTCATCGCGGCCTACACCGTCGTCGACGGCACGGGGGTGCACCGGTCCCAGACCGTCATCGGCTACATCGCCTGGCTCTTTCTCTGCCAGGGCCCCGTTCTGCCACTGCTGGCGCTCGCCCGGCGCGGCCGTCCGCTGCTCGCACAGTTGAAGCCGGCCTGCGGGATCGGCCTGACCGGCGGCGTCGTCTCACTGACCGCCTACGGCCTGGTCATCTGGGCGCAGGCCCACGGCGACCTCGCGACCATCGCGGCCCTGCGCGAAACCAGCATCCTCATCGCGGCGCTGATCGCCACGCTCCTCTTCCGCGAACGGTTCGGGCGGCTGCGCCTCACCGCCGGCGCGGCCGTCCTCGCCGGCATTGTCGTACTCGAACTCGCCCATCCCTGA